Proteins from a single region of Callithrix jacchus isolate 240 chromosome 12, calJac240_pri, whole genome shotgun sequence:
- the LOC103791199 gene encoding uncharacterized protein LOC103791199 isoform X11, with amino-acid sequence MGNKLCCCVCPVSDDDEVSGCSPDSKICEAAAEDATAAAPTAAAIEPAELTVEAGDGLPVRDISDGEMPEDRALESEPSDRPETKKSEAVDRALESDPSDHPEEKKYPADDRALDSDPSEDPEIKKYPADDRALESDPSDDPEVKKYPADDRALESDPSDHPEGKKYPADDRALDSDPSEDPEIKKYPADDRALDSDPSEDPEIKKYPADDRAVESDPSDDPEGKKSPADDRALESDPSDHPEGKKYPADDRPLESDPSDDPEGKKSPADDRALESDPSDHPEGKKYPADDRPLESDPSDDPEGKTSPADDGALESDPSDHPEGKKYPADGETTLLFPTKKKSENSCLKRCIIEDRALDSDPSEDPEIKKYPADDRALDSDPSEDPEIKKYPADDRAVESDPSDDPEGKKSPADDRALESDPSDHPEGKKYPADDTALDSGPSEDPEIKKYPADDRPLESDPSDDPEGKKSPADDRAVESDPSDDPEGKKSPADDRALESYPSDDPEVKKYPADDRALESDPSDDPEGKTSPADDRALESDPSDDPEGKKSPADDRGLESYPSDDPEGKKSPADDRVLESDRSDHPETKKFQVVDRALESDPSYHPEGRKYPADDRALESNPSETRKSQTAQEIGENSHRNHIYMDRFSLKFSSCSTIFLEDSTASCPDFEMTLHYISLELYILIKERDGNISFKIFDERIYPLDDEMEKYIMCDPSQTMIYEFICSLFYVKILNVVDAIKSRMYIRRLLQCAPMYIRPTTWRRIILGAFLVVIKVGSNVAVCNEDLCMRFEKTTVDDLNMLEMYFLRLIDYDTNVSKSAYTGYYFRLRDFIVRQGLSLPTYLLDRKRAWDLQALSRMEQDEVFYTGMTRSVSVDDITSLQRTKAILS; translated from the exons ATGGGGAACAAACTGTGCTGCTGTGTGTGCCCCGTTTCGGACGATGATGAGGTGTCAGGGTGTTCTCCAGATTCTAAAATCTGTGAAGCAGCAGCTGAGGATGCCACAGCAGCAGCACCCACGGCTGCTGCCATAGAACCTGCCGAGTTGACTGTTGAAGCTGGTGACGGCCTTCCTGTGCGTGACATCAGTGATGGGGAGATGCCTGAAG ATAGGGCATTGGAGTCCGAACCTTCCGATCGTCCAGAAACAAAGAAATCTGAAGCAGTTG ATAGAGCTTTGGAATCTGACCCTTCTGATcatccagaagaaaagaaatatccagCAGATG ATAGAGCTTTGGATTCCGACCCTTCTGAAgatccagaaataaagaaatatccagcagatg ATAGAGCTTTGGAGTCCGACCCTTCTGATGATCCAGAAGTAAAGAAATATCCAGCAGATG ATAGAGCTTTGGAATCTGACCCTTCTGATcatccagaaggaaagaaatatccaGCAGATG ATAGAGCTTTGGATTCCGACCCTTCTGAAgatccagaaataaagaaatatccagcagatg ATAGAGCTTTGGATTCCGACCCTTCTGAAgatccagaaataaagaaatatccGGCAGATG ATAGAGCTGTGGAGTCCGACCCTTCTGATgatccagaaggaaagaaatctccagcagatg ATAGAGCTTTGGAATCTGACCCTTCTGATcatccagaaggaaagaaatatccaGCAGATG ATAGACCTTTGGAGTCCGACCCTTCTGATgatccagaaggaaagaaatctccAGCAGATG ATAGAGCTTTGGAATCTGACCCTTCTGATcatccagaaggaaagaaatatccaGCAGATG ATAGACCTTTGGAGTCCGACCCTTCTGATGATCCAGAAGGAAAGACATCTCCAGCAGATG ATGGAGCTTTGGAATCTGACCCTTCTGATcatccagaaggaaagaaatatccaGCAGATGGTGAGACAACATTGTTGTTTCCTACCAAgaagaagagtgaaaactctTGTTTGAAGAGGTGTATAATAGAAG ATAGAGCTTTGGATTCCGACCCTTCTGAAgatccagaaataaagaaatatccagcagatg ATAGAGCTTTGGATTCCGACCCTTCTGAAgatccagaaataaagaaatatccGGCAGATG ATAGAGCTGTGGAGTCCGACCCTTCTGATgatccagaaggaaagaaatctccagcagatg ATAGAGCTTTGGAATCTGACCCTTCTGATcatccagaaggaaagaaatatccaGCAGATG ATACAGCTTTGGATTCCGGCCCTTCTGAAgatccagaaataaagaaatatccGGCAGATG ATAGACCTTTGGAGTCCGACCCTTCTGATgatccagaaggaaagaaatctccAGCAGATG ATAGAGCTGTGGAGTCCGACCCTTCTGATgatccagaaggaaagaaatctccagcagatg ATAGAGCTTTGGAGTCCTACCCTTCTGATGATCCAGAAGTAAAGAAATATCCAGCAGATG ATAGAGCTTTGGAGTCCGACCCTTCTGATGATCCAGAAGGAAAGACATCTCCAGCAGATG ATAGAGCTTTGGAGTCCGACCCTTCTGATgatccagaaggaaagaaatctccagcagatg ATAGAGGTTTGGAGTCCTACCCTTCTGATgatccagaaggaaagaaatctccagcagatg ATAGGGTTTTGGAGTCCGACCGTTCTGATCATCCAGAAACCAAGAAATTTCAAGTAGTTG ATAGGGCTTTGGAGTCTGACCCTTCTTATCatccagaaggaaggaaatatccagcagatg atagGGCTTTGGAGTCCAACCCTTCTGAAACAAGGAAATCCCAAACAG cacaagaaataggagaaaacagCCATAGAAACCAT ATATATATGGATCgtttttctttgaaattcagtTCATGCTCGACAATTTTCCTTGAAGACAGCACAGCCAGCTGCCCTGATTTTGAAATGACACTACACTA TATCTCCTTGGAGTTATATATTCTTATCAAGGAAag agatggaaatatatctttcaaaatatttgatgaacGTATATACCCATTGGAC gacgaaatggaaaaatacattatGTGTGATCCTTCACAGACAATGATTTATGAATTTATATGTTCCCTGTTTTatgtaaaaattctaaatgttgtTGATGCCATCAAAAGTAGG ATGTACATCCGAAGACTTCTACAGTGTGCTCCTATGTACATTCGTCCAACCACCTGGAGGAGGATTATCCTCGGAGCCTTTCTTGTTGTCATCAAGGTTGGGAGCAATGTGGCTGTGTGCAATGAGGACTTATGCATGCGCTTTGAGAAAACTACAGTTGACGATCT GAATATGCTGGAAATGTACTTCTTGAGGCTAATTGATTATGATACTAACGTTTCTAAAAGTGCTTATACCGGATACTACTTCCGTCTTCGTGACTTTATAGTCAGGCAGGGCCTGAGTTTGCCTACTTACCTTCTTGACAGAAAAAGAGCATGGGATCTGCAG
- the LOC103791199 gene encoding uncharacterized protein LOC103791199 isoform X23, translating into MGNKLCCCVCPVSDDDEVSGCSPDSKICEAAAEDATAAAPTAAAIEPAELTVEAGDGLPVRDISDGEMPEDRALESEPSDRPETKKSEAVDRALESDPSDHPEEKKYPADDRALDSDPSEDPEIKKYPADDRALESDPSDDPEVKKYPADDRALESDPSDHPEGKKYPADDRALDSDPSEDPEIKKYPADDRALDSDPSEDPEIKKYPADDRAVESDPSDDPEGKKSPADDRALESDPSDHPEGKKYPADDTALDSGPSEDPEIKKYPADDRPLESDPSDDPEGKKSPADDRALESDPSDHPEGKKYPADDRPLESDPSDDPEGKTSPADDGALESDPSDHPEGKKYPADGETTLLFPTKKKSENSCLKRCIIEDRALDSDPSEDPEIKKYPADDRALDSDPSEDPEIKKYPADDRAVESDPSDDPEGKKSPADDRALESDPSDHPEGKKYPADDTALDSGPSEDPEIKKYPADDRPLESDPSDDPEGKKSPADDRAVESDPSDDPEGKKSPADDRALESYPSDDPEVKKYPADDRALESDPSDDPEGKTSPADDRGLESYPSDDPEGKKSPADDRVLESDRSDHPETKKFQVVDRALESNPSETRKSQTAQEIGENSHRNHIYMDRFSLKFSSCSTIFLEDSTASCPDFEMTLHYISLELYILIKERDGNISFKIFDERIYPLDDEMEKYIMCDPSQTMIYEFICSLFYVKILNVVDAIKSRMYIRRLLQCAPMYIRPTTWRRIILGAFLVVIKVGSNVAVCNEDLCMRFEKTTVDDLNMLEMYFLRLIDYDTNVSKSAYTGYYFRLRDFIVRQGLSLPTYLLDRKRAWDLQALSRMEQDEVFYTGMTRSVSVDDITSLQRTKAILS; encoded by the exons ATGGGGAACAAACTGTGCTGCTGTGTGTGCCCCGTTTCGGACGATGATGAGGTGTCAGGGTGTTCTCCAGATTCTAAAATCTGTGAAGCAGCAGCTGAGGATGCCACAGCAGCAGCACCCACGGCTGCTGCCATAGAACCTGCCGAGTTGACTGTTGAAGCTGGTGACGGCCTTCCTGTGCGTGACATCAGTGATGGGGAGATGCCTGAAG ATAGGGCATTGGAGTCCGAACCTTCCGATCGTCCAGAAACAAAGAAATCTGAAGCAGTTG ATAGAGCTTTGGAATCTGACCCTTCTGATcatccagaagaaaagaaatatccagCAGATG ATAGAGCTTTGGATTCCGACCCTTCTGAAgatccagaaataaagaaatatccagcagatg ATAGAGCTTTGGAGTCCGACCCTTCTGATGATCCAGAAGTAAAGAAATATCCAGCAGATG ATAGAGCTTTGGAATCTGACCCTTCTGATcatccagaaggaaagaaatatccaGCAGATG ATAGAGCTTTGGATTCCGACCCTTCTGAAgatccagaaataaagaaatatccagcagatg ATAGAGCTTTGGATTCCGACCCTTCTGAAgatccagaaataaagaaatatccGGCAGATG ATAGAGCTGTGGAGTCCGACCCTTCTGATgatccagaaggaaagaaatctccagcagatg ATAGAGCTTTGGAATCTGACCCTTCTGATcatccagaaggaaagaaatatccaGCAGATG ATACAGCTTTGGATTCCGGCCCTTCTGAAgatccagaaataaagaaatatccGGCAGATG ATAGACCTTTGGAGTCCGACCCTTCTGATgatccagaaggaaagaaatctccAGCAGATG ATAGAGCTTTGGAATCTGACCCTTCTGATcatccagaaggaaagaaatatccaGCAGATG ATAGACCTTTGGAGTCCGACCCTTCTGATGATCCAGAAGGAAAGACATCTCCAGCAGATG ATGGAGCTTTGGAATCTGACCCTTCTGATcatccagaaggaaagaaatatccaGCAGATGGTGAGACAACATTGTTGTTTCCTACCAAgaagaagagtgaaaactctTGTTTGAAGAGGTGTATAATAGAAG ATAGAGCTTTGGATTCCGACCCTTCTGAAgatccagaaataaagaaatatccagcagatg ATAGAGCTTTGGATTCCGACCCTTCTGAAgatccagaaataaagaaatatccGGCAGATG ATAGAGCTGTGGAGTCCGACCCTTCTGATgatccagaaggaaagaaatctccagcagatg ATAGAGCTTTGGAATCTGACCCTTCTGATcatccagaaggaaagaaatatccaGCAGATG ATACAGCTTTGGATTCCGGCCCTTCTGAAgatccagaaataaagaaatatccGGCAGATG ATAGACCTTTGGAGTCCGACCCTTCTGATgatccagaaggaaagaaatctccAGCAGATG ATAGAGCTGTGGAGTCCGACCCTTCTGATgatccagaaggaaagaaatctccagcagatg ATAGAGCTTTGGAGTCCTACCCTTCTGATGATCCAGAAGTAAAGAAATATCCAGCAGATG ATAGAGCTTTGGAGTCCGACCCTTCTGATGATCCAGAAGGAAAGACATCTCCAGCAGATG ATAGAGGTTTGGAGTCCTACCCTTCTGATgatccagaaggaaagaaatctccagcagatg ATAGGGTTTTGGAGTCCGACCGTTCTGATCATCCAGAAACCAAGAAATTTCAAGTAGTTG atagGGCTTTGGAGTCCAACCCTTCTGAAACAAGGAAATCCCAAACAG cacaagaaataggagaaaacagCCATAGAAACCAT ATATATATGGATCgtttttctttgaaattcagtTCATGCTCGACAATTTTCCTTGAAGACAGCACAGCCAGCTGCCCTGATTTTGAAATGACACTACACTA TATCTCCTTGGAGTTATATATTCTTATCAAGGAAag agatggaaatatatctttcaaaatatttgatgaacGTATATACCCATTGGAC gacgaaatggaaaaatacattatGTGTGATCCTTCACAGACAATGATTTATGAATTTATATGTTCCCTGTTTTatgtaaaaattctaaatgttgtTGATGCCATCAAAAGTAGG ATGTACATCCGAAGACTTCTACAGTGTGCTCCTATGTACATTCGTCCAACCACCTGGAGGAGGATTATCCTCGGAGCCTTTCTTGTTGTCATCAAGGTTGGGAGCAATGTGGCTGTGTGCAATGAGGACTTATGCATGCGCTTTGAGAAAACTACAGTTGACGATCT GAATATGCTGGAAATGTACTTCTTGAGGCTAATTGATTATGATACTAACGTTTCTAAAAGTGCTTATACCGGATACTACTTCCGTCTTCGTGACTTTATAGTCAGGCAGGGCCTGAGTTTGCCTACTTACCTTCTTGACAGAAAAAGAGCATGGGATCTGCAG
- the LOC103791199 gene encoding uncharacterized protein LOC103791199 isoform X14, with translation MGNKLCCCVCPVSDDDEVSGCSPDSKICEAAAEDATAAAPTAAAIEPAELTVEAGDGLPVRDISDGEMPEDRALESEPSDRPETKKSEAVDRALESDPSDHPEEKKYPADDRALDSDPSEDPEIKKYPADDRALESDPSDDPEVKKYPADDRALESDPSDHPEGKKYPADDRALDSDPSEDPEIKKYPADDRALDSDPSEDPEIKKYPADDRAVESDPSDDPEGKKSPADDRALESDPSDHPEGKKYPADDTALDSGPSEDPEIKKYPADDRPLESDPSDDPEGKKSPADDRALESDPSDHPEGKKYPADDRPLESDPSDDPEGKTSPADDGALESDPSDHPEGKKYPADGETTLLFPTKKKSENSCLKRCIIEDRALDSDPSEDPEIKKYPADDRALDSDPSEDPEIKKYPADDRAVESDPSDDPEGKKSPADDRALESDPSDHPEGKKYPADDTALDSGPSEDPEIKKYPADDRPLESDPSDDPEGKKSPADDRAVESDPSDDPEGKKSPADDRALESYPSDDPEVKKYPADDRALESDPSDDPEGKKSPADDRGLESYPSDDPEGKKSPADDRVLESDRSDHPETKKFQVVDRALESDPSYHPEGRKYPADDRALESNPSETRKSQTAQEIGENSHRNHIYMDRFSLKFSSCSTIFLEDSTASCPDFEMTLHYISLELYILIKERDGNISFKIFDERIYPLDDEMEKYIMCDPSQTMIYEFICSLFYVKILNVVDAIKSRMYIRRLLQCAPMYIRPTTWRRIILGAFLVVIKVGSNVAVCNEDLCMRFEKTTVDDLNMLEMYFLRLIDYDTNVSKSAYTGYYFRLRDFIVRQGLSLPTYLLDRKRAWDLQALSRMEQDEVFYTGMTRSVSVDDITSLQRTKAILS, from the exons ATGGGGAACAAACTGTGCTGCTGTGTGTGCCCCGTTTCGGACGATGATGAGGTGTCAGGGTGTTCTCCAGATTCTAAAATCTGTGAAGCAGCAGCTGAGGATGCCACAGCAGCAGCACCCACGGCTGCTGCCATAGAACCTGCCGAGTTGACTGTTGAAGCTGGTGACGGCCTTCCTGTGCGTGACATCAGTGATGGGGAGATGCCTGAAG ATAGGGCATTGGAGTCCGAACCTTCCGATCGTCCAGAAACAAAGAAATCTGAAGCAGTTG ATAGAGCTTTGGAATCTGACCCTTCTGATcatccagaagaaaagaaatatccagCAGATG ATAGAGCTTTGGATTCCGACCCTTCTGAAgatccagaaataaagaaatatccagcagatg ATAGAGCTTTGGAGTCCGACCCTTCTGATGATCCAGAAGTAAAGAAATATCCAGCAGATG ATAGAGCTTTGGAATCTGACCCTTCTGATcatccagaaggaaagaaatatccaGCAGATG ATAGAGCTTTGGATTCCGACCCTTCTGAAgatccagaaataaagaaatatccagcagatg ATAGAGCTTTGGATTCCGACCCTTCTGAAgatccagaaataaagaaatatccGGCAGATG ATAGAGCTGTGGAGTCCGACCCTTCTGATgatccagaaggaaagaaatctccagcagatg ATAGAGCTTTGGAATCTGACCCTTCTGATcatccagaaggaaagaaatatccaGCAGATG ATACAGCTTTGGATTCCGGCCCTTCTGAAgatccagaaataaagaaatatccGGCAGATG ATAGACCTTTGGAGTCCGACCCTTCTGATgatccagaaggaaagaaatctccAGCAGATG ATAGAGCTTTGGAATCTGACCCTTCTGATcatccagaaggaaagaaatatccaGCAGATG ATAGACCTTTGGAGTCCGACCCTTCTGATGATCCAGAAGGAAAGACATCTCCAGCAGATG ATGGAGCTTTGGAATCTGACCCTTCTGATcatccagaaggaaagaaatatccaGCAGATGGTGAGACAACATTGTTGTTTCCTACCAAgaagaagagtgaaaactctTGTTTGAAGAGGTGTATAATAGAAG ATAGAGCTTTGGATTCCGACCCTTCTGAAgatccagaaataaagaaatatccagcagatg ATAGAGCTTTGGATTCCGACCCTTCTGAAgatccagaaataaagaaatatccGGCAGATG ATAGAGCTGTGGAGTCCGACCCTTCTGATgatccagaaggaaagaaatctccagcagatg ATAGAGCTTTGGAATCTGACCCTTCTGATcatccagaaggaaagaaatatccaGCAGATG ATACAGCTTTGGATTCCGGCCCTTCTGAAgatccagaaataaagaaatatccGGCAGATG ATAGACCTTTGGAGTCCGACCCTTCTGATgatccagaaggaaagaaatctccAGCAGATG ATAGAGCTGTGGAGTCCGACCCTTCTGATgatccagaaggaaagaaatctccagcagatg ATAGAGCTTTGGAGTCCTACCCTTCTGATGATCCAGAAGTAAAGAAATATCCAGCAGATG ATAGAGCTTTGGAGTCCGACCCTTCTGATgatccagaaggaaagaaatctccagcagatg ATAGAGGTTTGGAGTCCTACCCTTCTGATgatccagaaggaaagaaatctccagcagatg ATAGGGTTTTGGAGTCCGACCGTTCTGATCATCCAGAAACCAAGAAATTTCAAGTAGTTG ATAGGGCTTTGGAGTCTGACCCTTCTTATCatccagaaggaaggaaatatccagcagatg atagGGCTTTGGAGTCCAACCCTTCTGAAACAAGGAAATCCCAAACAG cacaagaaataggagaaaacagCCATAGAAACCAT ATATATATGGATCgtttttctttgaaattcagtTCATGCTCGACAATTTTCCTTGAAGACAGCACAGCCAGCTGCCCTGATTTTGAAATGACACTACACTA TATCTCCTTGGAGTTATATATTCTTATCAAGGAAag agatggaaatatatctttcaaaatatttgatgaacGTATATACCCATTGGAC gacgaaatggaaaaatacattatGTGTGATCCTTCACAGACAATGATTTATGAATTTATATGTTCCCTGTTTTatgtaaaaattctaaatgttgtTGATGCCATCAAAAGTAGG ATGTACATCCGAAGACTTCTACAGTGTGCTCCTATGTACATTCGTCCAACCACCTGGAGGAGGATTATCCTCGGAGCCTTTCTTGTTGTCATCAAGGTTGGGAGCAATGTGGCTGTGTGCAATGAGGACTTATGCATGCGCTTTGAGAAAACTACAGTTGACGATCT GAATATGCTGGAAATGTACTTCTTGAGGCTAATTGATTATGATACTAACGTTTCTAAAAGTGCTTATACCGGATACTACTTCCGTCTTCGTGACTTTATAGTCAGGCAGGGCCTGAGTTTGCCTACTTACCTTCTTGACAGAAAAAGAGCATGGGATCTGCAG
- the LOC103791199 gene encoding uncharacterized protein LOC103791199 isoform X45: MGNKLCCCVCPVSDDDEVSGCSPDSKICEAAAEDATAAAPTAAAIEPAELTVEAGDGLPVRDISDGEMPEDRALESEPSDRPETKKSEAVDRALESDPSDHPEEKKYPADDRALDSDPSEDPEIKKYPADDRALESDPSDDPEVKKYPADDRALESDPSDHPEGKKYPADDRALDSDPSEDPEIKKYPADDRALDSDPSEDPEIKKYPADDRAVESDPSDDPEGKKSPADDRALESDPSDHPEGKKYPADDTALDSGPSEDPEIKKYPADDRPLESDPSDDPEGKKSPADDRALESDPSDHPEGKKYPADDRPLESDPSDDPEGKTSPADDGALESDPSDHPEGKKYPADDRAVESDPSDDPEGKKSPADDRALESDPSDHPEGKKYPADDTALDSGPSEDPEIKKYPADDRPLESDPSDDPEGKKSPADDRALESYPSDDPEVKKYPADDRALESDPSDDPEGKTSPADDRALESDPSDDPEGKKSPADDRGLESYPSDDPEGKKSPADDRVLESDRSDHPETKKFQVVDRALESDPSYHPEGRKYPADDRALESNPSETRKSQTAQEIGENSHRNHIYMDRFSLKFSSCSTIFLEDSTASCPDFEMTLHYISLELYILIKERDGNISFKIFDERIYPLDDEMEKYIMCDPSQTMIYEFICSLFYVKILNVVDAIKSRMYIRRLLQCAPMYIRPTTWRRIILGAFLVVIKVGSNVAVCNEDLCMRFEKTTVDDLNMLEMYFLRLIDYDTNVSKSAYTGYYFRLRDFIVRQGLSLPTYLLDRKRAWDLQALSRMEQDEVFYTGMTRSVSVDDITSLQRTKAILS, encoded by the exons ATGGGGAACAAACTGTGCTGCTGTGTGTGCCCCGTTTCGGACGATGATGAGGTGTCAGGGTGTTCTCCAGATTCTAAAATCTGTGAAGCAGCAGCTGAGGATGCCACAGCAGCAGCACCCACGGCTGCTGCCATAGAACCTGCCGAGTTGACTGTTGAAGCTGGTGACGGCCTTCCTGTGCGTGACATCAGTGATGGGGAGATGCCTGAAG ATAGGGCATTGGAGTCCGAACCTTCCGATCGTCCAGAAACAAAGAAATCTGAAGCAGTTG ATAGAGCTTTGGAATCTGACCCTTCTGATcatccagaagaaaagaaatatccagCAGATG ATAGAGCTTTGGATTCCGACCCTTCTGAAgatccagaaataaagaaatatccagcagatg ATAGAGCTTTGGAGTCCGACCCTTCTGATGATCCAGAAGTAAAGAAATATCCAGCAGATG ATAGAGCTTTGGAATCTGACCCTTCTGATcatccagaaggaaagaaatatccaGCAGATG ATAGAGCTTTGGATTCCGACCCTTCTGAAgatccagaaataaagaaatatccagcagatg ATAGAGCTTTGGATTCCGACCCTTCTGAAgatccagaaataaagaaatatccGGCAGATG ATAGAGCTGTGGAGTCCGACCCTTCTGATgatccagaaggaaagaaatctccagcagatg ATAGAGCTTTGGAATCTGACCCTTCTGATcatccagaaggaaagaaatatccaGCAGATG ATACAGCTTTGGATTCCGGCCCTTCTGAAgatccagaaataaagaaatatccGGCAGATG ATAGACCTTTGGAGTCCGACCCTTCTGATgatccagaaggaaagaaatctccAGCAGATG ATAGAGCTTTGGAATCTGACCCTTCTGATcatccagaaggaaagaaatatccaGCAGATG ATAGACCTTTGGAGTCCGACCCTTCTGATGATCCAGAAGGAAAGACATCTCCAGCAGATG ATGGAGCTTTGGAATCTGACCCTTCTGATcatccagaaggaaagaaatatccaGCAGATG ATAGAGCTGTGGAGTCCGACCCTTCTGATgatccagaaggaaagaaatctccagcagatg ATAGAGCTTTGGAATCTGACCCTTCTGATcatccagaaggaaagaaatatccaGCAGATG ATACAGCTTTGGATTCCGGCCCTTCTGAAgatccagaaataaagaaatatccGGCAGATG ATAGACCTTTGGAGTCCGACCCTTCTGATgatccagaaggaaagaaatctccAGCAGATG ATAGAGCTTTGGAGTCCTACCCTTCTGATGATCCAGAAGTAAAGAAATATCCAGCAGATG ATAGAGCTTTGGAGTCCGACCCTTCTGATGATCCAGAAGGAAAGACATCTCCAGCAGATG ATAGAGCTTTGGAGTCCGACCCTTCTGATgatccagaaggaaagaaatctccagcagatg ATAGAGGTTTGGAGTCCTACCCTTCTGATgatccagaaggaaagaaatctccagcagatg ATAGGGTTTTGGAGTCCGACCGTTCTGATCATCCAGAAACCAAGAAATTTCAAGTAGTTG ATAGGGCTTTGGAGTCTGACCCTTCTTATCatccagaaggaaggaaatatccagcagatg atagGGCTTTGGAGTCCAACCCTTCTGAAACAAGGAAATCCCAAACAG cacaagaaataggagaaaacagCCATAGAAACCAT ATATATATGGATCgtttttctttgaaattcagtTCATGCTCGACAATTTTCCTTGAAGACAGCACAGCCAGCTGCCCTGATTTTGAAATGACACTACACTA TATCTCCTTGGAGTTATATATTCTTATCAAGGAAag agatggaaatatatctttcaaaatatttgatgaacGTATATACCCATTGGAC gacgaaatggaaaaatacattatGTGTGATCCTTCACAGACAATGATTTATGAATTTATATGTTCCCTGTTTTatgtaaaaattctaaatgttgtTGATGCCATCAAAAGTAGG ATGTACATCCGAAGACTTCTACAGTGTGCTCCTATGTACATTCGTCCAACCACCTGGAGGAGGATTATCCTCGGAGCCTTTCTTGTTGTCATCAAGGTTGGGAGCAATGTGGCTGTGTGCAATGAGGACTTATGCATGCGCTTTGAGAAAACTACAGTTGACGATCT GAATATGCTGGAAATGTACTTCTTGAGGCTAATTGATTATGATACTAACGTTTCTAAAAGTGCTTATACCGGATACTACTTCCGTCTTCGTGACTTTATAGTCAGGCAGGGCCTGAGTTTGCCTACTTACCTTCTTGACAGAAAAAGAGCATGGGATCTGCAG